Proteins from a genomic interval of Diospyros lotus cultivar Yz01 chromosome 6, ASM1463336v1, whole genome shotgun sequence:
- the LOC127803063 gene encoding transcription factor TCP5-like: MITATREEDFARRREGKTVDGKNSKASSSSTPWPRLMDPRIVRVSRAFGRKDRHSKVCTVKGLRDRRIRLSVPTAIQLYDLQERLGLNQPSKVVDWLLNAAKHEIDELPPLQIPPGSFGLDHQHQPLITSYGPGVSQSNKEAIKMDNSNVDWGDRLGHIWSSDAGSMRDKSKEVEAAETVHEKEDWINQRNEQEEKQLVSLSSLNFQPRSSHSNSMAGLISTVIPQNAFFPWDPSTYPFSHIGSHGYAP, from the coding sequence ATGATTACAGCCACAAGAGAAGAGGATTTCGCGAGAAGGCGGGAAGGGAAGACAGTGGACGGGAAGAACTCCAAGGCTTCATCTAGTTCAACGCCATGGCCGAGGCTGATGGATCCACGAATAGTACGCGTTTCGCGAGCGTTTGGACGGAAGGACAGGCACAGCAAGGTCTGCACCGTGAAAGGATTGAGAGACAGACGGATAAGGCTCTCGGTGCCGACTGCAATTCAATTGTATGATCTTCAAGAGAGGCTAGGACTCAATCAGCCTAGCAAGGTGGTCGATTGGTTGCTGAATGCTGCTAAGCATGAAATCGATGAACTCCCGCCGCTGCAAATTCCGCCGGGAAGCTTCGGCCTGGATCATCAACATCAACCGTTGATTACTAGTTATGGACCTGGAGTTTCACAGTCGAACAAGGAAGCGATTAAGATGGATAACAGCAATGTCGATTGGGGTGATCGATTGGGGCACATTTGGAGCTCGGATGCAGGCTCCATGAGAGACAAATCTAAGGAGGTTGAAGCTGCAGAAACGGTTCATGAGAAAGAGGATTGGATTAACCAGAGAAATGAGCAAGAAGAGAAGCAATTAGTTAGTCTTTCATCTCTTAACTTTCAGCCTAGATCCAGCCATTCTAATTCCATGGCAGGTTTGATAAGCACCGTCATCCCGCAGAATGCTTTCTTTCCCTGGGATCCTTCAACTTATCCTTTCTCTCACATAGGCAGCCATGGGTATGCACCCTAA